From the Gramella sp. Hel_I_59 genome, one window contains:
- a CDS encoding aminotransferase class I/II-fold pyridoxal phosphate-dependent enzyme yields the protein MAEFETIAVRTQLERTQFQEHSTPMYLTSSYVFEDSEDMRASFAEEKERNIYSRYSNPNTSEFIDKVVKMEGAEDGFAFATGMAAVFSTLAALLESGDHVVSSRSVFGSTHGLFTKYFPKWNISHDYFDVNAPEDIESLIKPETKILFAESPTNPGVDILDLELLANIARKHDLILIIDNCFATPYLQNPLKFGADLVIHSATKLMDGQGRVLGGITVGNNKLIREIYLFSRNTGPALSPFNAWVLSKSLETLSIRLEKHCENALKVAEFLESLPQVETVKYPFLKSHPQYEVARKQMKLGGNVVAFQIKGGLEAGRRFIDRLQMCSRSANLGDTRTIVTHPASTTHSKLSDEELKAVGISESLVRISVGLEHVEDIINDLKKALQE from the coding sequence ATGGCAGAATTTGAAACTATAGCGGTACGAACGCAATTGGAACGAACTCAATTTCAGGAGCACTCCACACCTATGTATCTAACATCCAGCTATGTCTTTGAAGATTCAGAAGATATGCGAGCAAGTTTTGCTGAAGAGAAGGAGCGAAATATTTACAGTCGCTATTCAAATCCTAATACTTCAGAATTTATTGACAAGGTAGTGAAGATGGAAGGAGCTGAGGATGGGTTTGCTTTTGCGACAGGAATGGCTGCGGTATTTTCTACTTTGGCAGCCTTACTGGAAAGCGGTGATCATGTAGTTTCATCCCGTTCTGTATTTGGTTCAACTCATGGATTATTCACTAAATATTTTCCAAAATGGAATATTTCACATGATTATTTTGATGTGAATGCACCTGAAGATATTGAAAGTTTGATCAAACCTGAAACAAAAATCCTGTTTGCTGAATCACCAACCAATCCTGGTGTTGATATTCTGGACCTAGAATTACTTGCAAATATTGCCAGAAAACATGATCTCATTTTGATTATAGATAATTGCTTTGCGACTCCATATTTGCAGAATCCTTTAAAATTTGGGGCCGACCTGGTTATACATTCGGCTACAAAGTTGATGGATGGACAGGGTAGGGTCTTAGGCGGAATTACAGTAGGTAATAATAAACTAATTCGTGAGATCTATCTTTTTAGTAGAAATACAGGTCCGGCACTATCGCCATTTAATGCCTGGGTTTTATCAAAAAGTCTGGAAACACTGTCTATTAGACTGGAAAAGCATTGTGAAAATGCGCTAAAGGTTGCAGAGTTTCTCGAATCTTTACCTCAAGTAGAAACCGTAAAATATCCGTTCTTGAAATCTCATCCACAATATGAAGTGGCAAGAAAACAAATGAAACTGGGCGGTAATGTAGTGGCATTCCAGATCAAAGGCGGACTGGAAGCAGGTAGAAGGTTTATCGACAGACTGCAAATGTGTTCAAGATCTGCAAATTTAGGAGATACAAGGACGATTGTGACTCATCCTGCTTCCACTACACATAGTAAACTAAGTGACGAAGAGTTGAAAGCGGTAGGAATTTCAGAAAGCCTGGTTAGAATTTCTGTGGGTCTGGAACATGTGGAAGATATTATTAATGATCTTAAAAAGGCCTTGCAGGAATAG
- a CDS encoding aspartate kinase produces the protein MKIINLALFGPGKVGSKLIQQIIAAKDQLLRNSDLEIRIILIADSSNLITDNLGFNEHWNERFSKEKHSYQFQDILKYLKNNAFTNLISIDTTASDNLPENYVDLIEHGSHIVAANKVANTLSLDFYQQLRIALKRHHKIFQYETNVGAGLPVVETIKSLYDSGEQVTRIRGVFSGSLSYIFNTYSKENVQFSEVLRKAGEFGYTEPDARVDLSGKDVARKLLILARELQLKKELEEVSIQSLLPTSLNGGTRLQHFQKQISILDDIFQKHKEENKSGEVLRYVGELNVENGSLQTRLISANAATPLGQIDGTDNIFEIYSESYKEFPLVIQGAGAGIDVTARGVFSDILKINKQLN, from the coding sequence ATGAAAATAATAAATCTCGCTCTGTTTGGGCCGGGTAAGGTTGGAAGTAAGTTAATTCAGCAGATCATCGCTGCAAAAGATCAACTTCTAAGAAATTCAGACCTGGAGATCAGGATCATCCTGATTGCCGATTCCAGTAATTTGATTACTGATAATCTAGGTTTTAATGAGCACTGGAACGAACGGTTTAGCAAGGAAAAACACTCTTACCAATTCCAGGATATCCTGAAATATTTAAAAAATAATGCATTTACTAATCTAATTTCCATAGACACAACGGCAAGTGATAATTTGCCTGAGAATTATGTTGATCTTATCGAACATGGGAGTCATATTGTAGCCGCAAATAAAGTTGCCAATACACTAAGTCTGGATTTTTATCAGCAGTTAAGAATAGCTTTGAAAAGACATCATAAAATATTTCAGTACGAAACAAATGTGGGAGCTGGCTTGCCAGTGGTGGAAACCATTAAAAGCCTGTATGATTCTGGTGAGCAGGTAACCAGAATTCGGGGAGTTTTCTCAGGTTCACTCAGCTATATATTTAACACCTATTCAAAGGAAAATGTTCAATTTTCAGAAGTGCTTCGGAAGGCCGGTGAATTTGGTTATACCGAGCCAGATGCACGGGTGGATCTTAGCGGGAAGGATGTGGCCAGAAAATTACTAATTCTTGCACGTGAACTTCAGCTAAAGAAAGAGCTGGAAGAGGTAAGTATTCAATCTTTACTTCCTACATCCTTAAATGGTGGAACCCGTTTACAGCATTTTCAGAAGCAAATTTCAATTCTGGATGATATTTTTCAGAAGCATAAAGAGGAGAACAAAAGCGGCGAAGTATTGCGTTATGTGGGGGAACTCAATGTAGAAAATGGAAGTTTGCAAACGAGGTTGATCTCAGCGAATGCTGCAACTCCGCTTGGCCAGATTGATGGAACCGATAATATTTTTGAGATCTATTCTGAATCCTATAAAGAGTTTCCACTGGTTATACAGGGAGCAGGCGCAGGAATTGATGTTACCGCACGAGGTGTTTTTAGCGATATTCTGAAGATAAACAAGCAATTAAACTAA
- a CDS encoding Rrf2 family transcriptional regulator, with the protein MLSKKTKYGIKALTYIARKDEKFPVQASEISESENISQKFLESIMLELRKSGFLGSKKGKGGGYYLIKKPSEIKMTAVIRVLEGPIAMVPCVSLNYYEKCDDCPDEDACSVHKLMIQVRDASLNVLGENTLADIALKQ; encoded by the coding sequence ATGCTTTCCAAAAAGACCAAGTATGGCATCAAAGCACTAACATACATAGCGCGAAAAGATGAAAAATTCCCTGTCCAGGCTTCTGAAATTTCAGAAAGTGAGAATATTTCTCAGAAGTTCCTGGAGAGTATTATGCTGGAACTTAGAAAATCTGGTTTTCTAGGATCTAAGAAGGGAAAAGGTGGAGGTTATTATTTAATAAAAAAACCTTCAGAAATTAAAATGACCGCAGTGATCAGGGTGCTGGAAGGACCCATTGCCATGGTTCCATGTGTTAGCCTTAATTACTATGAAAAATGCGATGACTGTCCAGATGAGGACGCCTGTTCTGTTCATAAATTGATGATACAGGTTAGGGATGCATCGCTGAATGTACTTGGAGAGAATACGCTTGCAGACATTGCCTTAAAGCAATGA
- a CDS encoding GTP-binding protein: MEVLKIATAGSVDDGKSTLIGRLLYDTKSLTSDKLEAIDRVSKKNGLDYLDFSLATDGLVAEREQGITIDVAHIYFSTSKKSYIIADTPGHIEYTRNMVTGASTSQASIILIDARKGVIEQTYRHFFINNLLRVKEVIVAINKMDLVNYSEDVFTNIIKEFDELRSKSDFRDQKITFIPVSALWGENIAEKSTAMSWYQGQTILEHLEDLKAEDFAEESQARFSVQTVIRPKTEEFHDYRGYAGKINGNSLRVGDDVTVLPSLTTSKIKDIHFFEETFDEAPAGSSVTISLADDINVARGDMLVKTKEVPKETKVVDAMVCWMDNRPLVPGKKYVLQHNTNGVLAKIDKIESHIDSNFGAEENVTSLSLNDIGSVKIKLSKSIYADSYNENRTNGRFILVDTQTNTTAGVGFIK; this comes from the coding sequence ATGGAAGTATTAAAAATAGCAACAGCAGGAAGCGTTGATGATGGTAAAAGCACACTCATAGGCAGACTGCTTTACGATACCAAATCTTTAACTTCAGATAAATTGGAAGCCATTGATAGGGTGAGTAAGAAAAATGGTTTGGACTATTTGGATTTCTCACTAGCTACAGACGGTCTGGTAGCAGAAAGAGAACAGGGGATCACAATAGATGTGGCTCATATCTACTTTTCAACATCAAAGAAAAGTTATATCATCGCCGATACTCCGGGGCATATTGAATATACACGGAATATGGTGACCGGAGCTTCAACTTCGCAAGCTTCAATTATACTTATAGATGCCAGAAAGGGAGTGATCGAACAAACGTACCGGCACTTTTTTATAAATAATTTGTTGAGAGTAAAAGAAGTTATAGTCGCTATAAATAAAATGGATCTTGTCAATTATTCTGAAGATGTATTCACCAATATCATTAAGGAATTTGATGAGTTAAGAAGTAAAAGTGATTTCCGAGATCAGAAAATCACCTTTATTCCGGTGAGCGCTCTATGGGGAGAGAATATTGCTGAAAAATCTACCGCAATGTCATGGTATCAGGGACAAACCATATTGGAACATCTCGAGGATCTTAAAGCTGAAGATTTTGCGGAAGAAAGTCAGGCTAGGTTTTCTGTTCAAACAGTGATAAGACCTAAAACAGAAGAATTTCATGATTACCGCGGTTATGCAGGGAAAATTAATGGTAATAGCCTGAGAGTAGGAGATGATGTAACCGTGTTACCATCCTTGACGACCTCGAAAATCAAAGACATTCATTTTTTCGAAGAAACTTTTGATGAAGCTCCAGCAGGAAGTTCTGTAACTATTAGCCTGGCAGATGATATAAATGTCGCCAGAGGAGATATGCTGGTGAAGACCAAAGAGGTTCCTAAAGAAACAAAAGTTGTGGATGCCATGGTTTGCTGGATGGATAATCGCCCTTTGGTTCCGGGCAAAAAATATGTTTTACAACATAATACCAACGGTGTTCTGGCAAAAATAGATAAAATAGAAAGCCATATTGATTCGAATTTTGGAGCCGAGGAGAATGTAACTTCTCTGAGTCTGAATGATATTGGTAGCGTAAAGATCAAACTAAGTAAATCTATTTATGCGGACAGTTATAATGAAAATCGAACAAATGGACGATTTATTCTGGTAGATACTCAAACAAATACCACGGCCGGAGTAGGATTTATTAAATAA
- a CDS encoding phosphoadenosine phosphosulfate reductase family protein: MKKFSDTEIEKLNSQLRGVAPSEIIQWVLASSNNPVVTTNFRPYEAAILHACTQVDSSMKIIWCDTGYNTLPTYKHAQFLMDHLDLKVKLYTPKETAAYRDAFFKGIPGVDSPDHKEFTRQVKLEPFQRAMAEQNPDVWFTNLRKGQTNFRDSIDILSYSKDGLLKVSPFYHWSDEKLDEYLREHKLPNEFKYFDPTKVLNNRECGLHA; the protein is encoded by the coding sequence ATGAAAAAGTTTAGCGATACAGAAATAGAAAAACTTAACAGTCAGTTACGCGGTGTAGCACCTTCAGAAATAATTCAATGGGTCTTGGCATCTAGTAATAATCCAGTAGTTACTACCAATTTCAGACCTTATGAAGCAGCAATCTTACATGCCTGTACTCAGGTAGATAGTTCTATGAAGATAATTTGGTGCGACACAGGTTACAATACTCTGCCTACCTATAAACATGCTCAGTTTCTCATGGACCATTTAGATCTTAAAGTGAAACTTTATACACCAAAAGAAACTGCTGCTTATAGAGACGCATTTTTTAAGGGTATTCCAGGAGTAGATTCTCCAGATCATAAGGAATTTACCAGGCAGGTAAAACTAGAACCATTCCAGCGAGCAATGGCAGAACAAAATCCAGATGTGTGGTTTACGAATCTTAGGAAAGGACAGACAAATTTTAGAGATAGCATCGATATTCTAAGTTATAGTAAAGACGGTCTTCTTAAGGTCAGTCCTTTTTACCACTGGTCAGACGAAAAATTAGATGAGTATTTGAGAGAGCATAAATTACCGAATGAATTCAAATATTTCGACCCTACAAAAGTATTAAATAATAGAGAGTGTGGTTTACACGCCTAA
- a CDS encoding alpha/beta fold hydrolase, whose protein sequence is MLQQISITDFTNSAGKVQKIDVCFQLFGRKLGTAPVILVNHALTGNAQVCGSGGWWSDIVGPGASIDTDQYSILCINIPGNGILKNDEDSFHNYKEFTLNDIARIQVKVLEYLNITELFAIIGASIGGALAWQLAALKPDLALHVIPIATDLKSTDWLLANCKIQDRILNNSENPLEDARMHAMTFYRTPQSLSYKFRNEKDETTKSFKVENWLEHHGSKLRSRFSLSSYKLMNHLLTTINISNESQSAIEVAARVKGHIHMITIDTDLFFLAEENWNSYVELSLFKNNVSIHEIKSIHGHDAFLIETDQVAKFLEPIFQKKNYTNENNKSRSVWAG, encoded by the coding sequence ATGTTACAACAAATAAGCATAACAGATTTCACGAATAGTGCCGGCAAAGTCCAGAAAATAGATGTCTGTTTCCAGTTATTTGGCAGAAAACTTGGAACTGCTCCGGTAATTCTGGTGAATCATGCACTTACCGGCAATGCCCAGGTTTGCGGTTCAGGAGGTTGGTGGAGTGATATTGTGGGGCCTGGAGCGAGCATAGATACAGATCAATATTCTATCCTTTGCATTAACATTCCTGGAAATGGGATTCTGAAGAATGATGAAGATAGCTTTCATAACTATAAAGAGTTTACTCTGAATGATATTGCGAGAATCCAGGTTAAAGTTCTGGAATACTTAAATATCACAGAGCTATTTGCCATCATTGGAGCCTCTATTGGCGGAGCGCTCGCCTGGCAACTGGCAGCTTTAAAACCAGACCTTGCCTTGCACGTGATCCCAATCGCTACAGATCTTAAATCGACAGACTGGCTTCTTGCAAATTGTAAAATTCAGGACAGGATTTTGAATAATAGTGAGAATCCATTGGAAGATGCACGTATGCATGCGATGACCTTTTATCGCACACCACAATCGCTTAGCTACAAATTCAGAAATGAAAAAGACGAAACTACGAAGAGTTTTAAGGTCGAAAACTGGCTGGAGCATCACGGGAGTAAACTTAGATCGCGCTTTAGTTTAAGTTCCTATAAGTTGATGAACCATTTATTGACTACGATCAATATCTCAAATGAATCACAAAGCGCTATTGAAGTGGCTGCGCGGGTTAAAGGCCATATACATATGATCACGATAGATACCGATCTTTTTTTCCTGGCAGAAGAGAATTGGAATTCTTACGTGGAGCTGTCATTATTCAAAAACAATGTCAGTATTCACGAGATCAAATCTATTCATGGACATGATGCATTTTTGATCGAAACCGACCAGGTGGCAAAATTTTTAGAACCCATATTTCAAAAAAAGAACTACACAAATGAAAATAATAAATCTCGCTCTGTTTGGGCCGGGTAA
- a CDS encoding DUF2061 domain-containing protein: MLMLLNQTKEKSTYKKDRTTERPLRSILKTISWRIVGTLDTVMIAWFLTGKIETALAIGSVELVTKMILYFGHERLWNLIPYGKD, from the coding sequence ATGTTGATGTTACTGAATCAAACTAAAGAAAAAAGTACCTATAAAAAAGATAGGACTACAGAACGACCGCTTCGAAGTATTCTTAAAACGATTAGTTGGAGAATAGTTGGAACCCTGGATACGGTTATGATCGCATGGTTTCTTACTGGAAAAATAGAAACCGCTCTCGCAATTGGATCTGTAGAACTGGTAACAAAGATGATCCTGTACTTTGGTCACGAACGGCTTTGGAATTTAATACCCTATGGCAAAGATTAG
- the cysD gene encoding sulfate adenylyltransferase subunit CysD, with amino-acid sequence MSSILNQNTLESEAIYTFREVVAQFENPVLLFSGGKDSITLVRLAQKAFYPARIPFPLMHIDTGHNFPETIEFRDRLVEELGLNLIVRKVQDDIDSGVSIEEKGRYSSRNSLQTNTLLSAIEEYKFDACIGGARRDEEKARAKERIFSVRNDFGEWDEKNQRPEVFDMLNGRIDIGQNVRVFPISNWTELDVWSYIDAEKIEIPSIYFAHEREIFERDGLIWTASEHVYKDDHELTEMKTVRFRTVGDITCTAAVESGADTVEKIIKEVRESAISERGARIDDKRSEAAMETRKQQGYF; translated from the coding sequence ATGAGTTCGATCTTAAATCAAAATACGTTAGAAAGCGAAGCTATTTACACCTTCCGGGAAGTTGTGGCTCAGTTCGAAAATCCCGTGCTATTATTTTCGGGTGGTAAGGATTCTATCACTTTGGTACGCTTAGCGCAAAAAGCCTTCTATCCCGCTAGAATTCCTTTTCCATTAATGCACATAGATACCGGTCACAACTTTCCTGAAACTATCGAGTTCAGAGATCGATTAGTTGAAGAACTTGGACTGAACCTTATTGTAAGAAAAGTTCAGGATGATATTGACAGCGGAGTTTCTATTGAAGAAAAAGGCAGGTACTCCAGCAGGAATTCATTGCAAACCAATACTCTTTTGAGTGCTATTGAAGAATATAAGTTCGATGCATGTATAGGCGGAGCAAGAAGGGATGAAGAAAAAGCTCGTGCAAAAGAGAGAATTTTTTCAGTAAGAAATGACTTTGGAGAGTGGGATGAAAAGAACCAGCGACCAGAAGTTTTTGATATGCTGAATGGTCGTATCGATATTGGCCAGAATGTTAGAGTATTTCCTATTTCTAACTGGACAGAGCTAGATGTTTGGAGTTATATAGATGCTGAAAAGATTGAAATTCCTTCCATTTATTTCGCGCACGAGAGAGAGATTTTTGAAAGAGATGGTTTAATCTGGACAGCTTCAGAGCATGTTTACAAAGACGATCATGAACTTACAGAAATGAAAACCGTTCGATTTAGAACTGTGGGAGATATAACCTGTACGGCTGCAGTGGAATCTGGAGCAGATACCGTAGAAAAGATCATCAAGGAAGTAAGGGAATCAGCTATTTCAGAAAGAGGTGCAAGGATCGATGATAAAAGATCTGAGGCCGCCATGGAAACAAGAAAGCAACAAGGTTATTTTTAA